In Thalassotalea sp. Sam97, a single window of DNA contains:
- a CDS encoding gluconate 2-dehydrogenase subunit 3 family protein — MNSFFDDNYQPPKSIVARISRRQFLKAAAVTSAITALPASTLAKAANVDFNVEPWATLDHVMQHLLPSSETGPGAKDFAAINYLYLLITEQPIAEDEKQFIKNGVGWLNGYTEKNMSAKFIHLTTAQKEQALKQISRSRAGENWISTLLSYLFEAMLAPSAYGGNPNGIGWQWLNHQAGFPMPSKDKRYWQLPAYGQINVKQG, encoded by the coding sequence ATGAACAGTTTCTTTGATGACAACTATCAACCACCAAAGTCAATTGTCGCGAGAATTTCTCGCCGGCAGTTTTTAAAAGCAGCAGCCGTAACCTCTGCCATAACCGCCCTTCCCGCCAGCACATTGGCCAAAGCAGCTAACGTAGACTTTAACGTTGAGCCATGGGCAACCCTAGATCATGTCATGCAACACCTATTGCCAAGCTCTGAAACTGGCCCAGGCGCCAAAGACTTTGCAGCGATTAACTACCTTTATTTACTTATTACAGAGCAACCGATAGCCGAAGACGAAAAGCAGTTTATTAAAAACGGCGTTGGCTGGTTAAACGGTTACACTGAAAAAAACATGAGCGCTAAATTTATTCACTTAACCACAGCACAAAAAGAACAGGCCTTAAAACAAATAAGCCGCTCCCGTGCGGGTGAAAACTGGATCTCTACCCTATTAAGCTACCTGTTCGAAGCCATGCTTGCGCCAAGCGCTTATGGCGGTAATCCAAACGGCATTGGCTGGCAGTGGTTAAATCACCAAGCTGGATTTCCAATGCCAAGTAAAGATAAACGCTATTGGCA
- a CDS encoding thioredoxin family protein: protein MIFNRRILQFSIACLLALCSVVSNASEQQASAQQTVAGQGGSTLPVYSTVYDAKRDPFADAKAAITLANQTDRNILIEIGGSWCSWCKKIDAFLTANPDVQHALNANFVRLKVSVSDENENSAFMAGLPPVLGYPHMYVSTAQGKVMLSKDTAEFLINGEYSKERWLAFIDSFGFANNQANLQKQAQLSQQNNSDE from the coding sequence ATGATATTCAACAGACGTATCCTGCAGTTCAGCATTGCCTGCTTATTGGCACTATGCAGTGTTGTTAGCAATGCCAGTGAACAGCAAGCATCAGCCCAGCAAACAGTTGCTGGGCAAGGTGGCTCAACCTTACCCGTATACTCTACTGTTTACGATGCCAAACGCGATCCATTTGCCGACGCTAAAGCGGCCATTACGCTGGCCAACCAAACTGATCGCAATATACTGATTGAAATTGGTGGTAGCTGGTGCTCTTGGTGTAAAAAAATTGACGCCTTTTTAACAGCCAATCCGGATGTTCAACACGCCCTAAATGCTAATTTTGTTCGCCTAAAGGTTAGTGTTAGCGATGAAAATGAAAACTCGGCATTTATGGCCGGTTTACCGCCAGTACTGGGTTATCCACATATGTACGTATCGACCGCTCAAGGTAAAGTGATGCTATCGAAAGATACTGCTGAATTTTTAATTAATGGTGAGTACTCAAAAGAGCGTTGGTTAGCCTTTATTGATAGCTTCGGATTTGCCAATAACCAAGCGAACTTGCAAAAACAGGCGCAATTAAGCCAACAAAACAACAGCGACGAATAA
- the rph gene encoding ribonuclease PH, producing the protein MRPSGRSAGQIRPVTITRQFTAHAEGSVLIEFGDTKVICTASVEEGVPRFLKGQGKGWITAEYGMLPRSTHTRMRREATQGKQSGRTQEISRLIARALRAAVDLAALGENTITVDCDVIQADGGTRTASITGACVALVDALDHMRAKGILKTNPLKHMIAAVSVGIYEGVAVADLDYPEDSAAETDMNVVMTDTGKLIEVQGTAEEAPFSFDEMAEMMQLAKAGINELFDAQKAALN; encoded by the coding sequence ATGCGACCAAGTGGCCGAAGTGCCGGGCAGATCCGCCCAGTAACCATTACCCGTCAATTTACCGCTCACGCTGAAGGCTCAGTGTTAATTGAATTTGGCGACACCAAAGTTATCTGTACCGCCAGTGTTGAAGAAGGGGTACCACGATTCCTTAAAGGCCAAGGCAAAGGTTGGATCACCGCTGAATACGGCATGTTACCGCGCTCTACTCATACTCGTATGCGTCGTGAAGCGACACAAGGCAAGCAAAGTGGTCGCACGCAAGAAATCTCACGCTTAATCGCCCGTGCGTTACGTGCGGCAGTTGATTTAGCGGCTTTAGGCGAAAACACGATTACCGTTGACTGTGACGTTATTCAGGCTGACGGTGGTACTCGTACAGCATCAATCACTGGTGCTTGTGTCGCACTTGTTGATGCACTTGATCACATGCGCGCCAAAGGCATTTTAAAAACTAACCCTCTTAAGCACATGATTGCGGCTGTATCGGTTGGTATCTATGAAGGCGTAGCGGTAGCTGATTTAGACTACCCAGAAGACAGCGCGGCAGAAACCGACATGAATGTGGTAATGACCGACACTGGTAAGCTAATTGAAGTACAAGGTACCGCTGAGGAAGCACCATTTAGTTTTGATGAAATGGCCGAAATGATGCAACTAGCAAAAGCGGGTATTAACGAATTATTTGATGCGCAAAAAGCAGCATTAAACTAA